GTTCCGCCGCCGTCCCGCCCGCGCCGCCGGCCCCGTCGCCGCGGCCGGCGCCGGCCGTCTTCCCGATCGTTGCCGCAATGCGCCGAGCCCGTCGTCCCGCCGCGGAGCGAGCCCGGAGGCTTGGCCACCGGGAATGCGGACGGCGCTGGGGGCGTTCGCCAGAGGAATCGACGCGACACGGACGGCACGGTGGCGGTCGTAACGCCGCACAACGGAGTCGGCGGTGCGGCTGAGCTCGAAGCGCGGCGTGGCGGGGACGAGCTCCGGCCCGTGGCGAAGTTCGTGCCGCGGGGCCTCTCAACCCGCGAGGAGCAGCTTGGCGATCGTCTGGAGCTGCATGAAGTGCGTGCCTTCGTAGATCTTGCCGATCTTGGCGTCCCGGTAGAGCTTCTCGACGGGATAGTCCTTCGTAAAGCCGTAGCCGCCGAACAGCTCGACCGCCATCGACGTGACGCGCTCCGCCACTTCCGCGGCGAACCACTTGGCGATCGCCGCCTCCCTGGCGAAGGTCTGCCCCGATTCCTTCACGCGCGCGGCGTTGAGTACGGTCAGGCGGGCCGCCTCGATTTCGGCGTCCATCCGGGCGAGGGCGAACTGGACTGCCTGGAAGTCCGCGATCGGCCGGCCGAACTGCTTGCGCTCTTTCGCCCAGCCCAGGGCGTGCTCCATGGCTCCCTGCGCGAGCCCCACCATCTGGGCGCCGATCCCGATCCGGCCCTCGTTGAGCGTCTCGATCGCCACCTTGTAGCCCTTGCCCACCTCGCCGAGGACGCGGTCGTCGCCGACCCGGACGTCATCGAGAACGATCTCCACGGTGCTGGACGCGCGGATGCCCAGCTTGTCCTCCTTCTTGCCGACCGAGAAGCCCTCCATATCCCGCTCGACGACGAAGCAGGTGATGCCCCGGTAGCCCTTCTCGGGATCGGCGTTGGCGAAGACGAGGTAGATCCCGGCCTCGTATCCGTTGGTGATCCAGAGCTTGTTCCCCGAGAGCCGCCAGCCGTCCCCCTCGCGGTAGGCCCGCGTCCGCAGGGCGAACGCGTCCGATCCGGACTCGGCCTCCGACAGGCAGTAGGCTCCCACCGTGTCGCTCGCCAGGCGCGGCAGGAAGCGCTTCTTCTGCTCGTCGGTTCCCCACCGCTGGATCGCGTTGTTCACGAGCGTGTTTTGCACGTCGCAGACGACGGACACGGAGGGATCGACCCGCGCCAGCTCCATGATCACGAGGATCGCGTCGGTGAACGTCATCCCGGAACCGCCCAGGTCGTCGGGGATGTCGATCCCCATCAGCCCCAGCTCGAACAGGTGACGCAGGACGTCGGGGTCGAGCTTCGCTTCCCGATCCATCGTCTCGATCCGCGGGCGGACCATCTCCTCGTTGAAGCGGCGCACCTCCGAGATCAGCATCTGCTGCTCGTCGGTCAGGCTGGTCAACGGCTTGGCTGCATCCGGCATCGGCGGTCTCTCCGGTAGGGGACGGGTCTCCGGCGCCGCACCCCGCGGGCCGGCCGAACACGATAGCGCAGGAGCGGCGGCGGGACGAGTCGGGTAAGATACCGCCCACCGGCATCTTGGCGTCCGCCCGGCGGCGCGCCGGCCCCGGCCCCGAGGAGTCCCGATGACGCCCGCAACCGTCTCCGATGGCCCGTTTCCGCCCTCCCGGCGTCTGGCGGCGCTGGCCCTCGTGCCCCTTCTTCTGGTTCCGACCATCGCCCGCGCGGGCCGGGGAGGGGCGGAGGTCGATCCGCGCGTCCGGGAGGTGCTGGCTCGCATCGACCGCGCGCAGCAGTCGCTGGAGACGCTCCGGGCGGAGGTGGTGGAAACGCGGGAGCTGGCGCTTCTCGACGATCCACAGCGCCTGACCGGCCGCCTCCTGTACCGGAAGCCGGACAAGCTGCTGTGGGAGTACCGGACGCCCGAGCGCCGGATGTACCTGCTGGCGGACGGGAAGCTCACGGGATGGGCGCCCGACCGGAACGAGGTCGAGCGCGTCTCGACGTCCCGCTACGAGCGCCGCCTCCGGCGTCTTTTGGCGATCGGCCAGGACGGAGCGTCGCTGGCGAAGGAGTTCCGTATCGAGCTGGCCGAGCGGCCGGCCGTCGAGGGCACCGACGAGCTGGTGCTCGTGCCGAAATCGCGGCGCGTCCGCAAGCGCGTCGCCGAGATCCGGCTCTGCATCGACCGCCGCGACGGCCTGCCGCGCCGCATCCGGTACCGGTCGGGCGACGGGGACCGGGTCACGCTCGACCTGGTGAAGATCGAGGTGAACCCCGAGCTGCCGGGCAGCGCGTTCACGCTCGCGATCCCTCCGGACGCGAAGGTCGTCGACGGACTGGCGTCGCTCGGGCTTCCCGGCGCTTCCTGATCGCGGGCGGCGGCGCCCCCCTTGGCCGGCCGCATCCCCGCGGGTGCGTTCCCTTTTCCCGTCGTCAGGGCTGCGGAACCGGCGGTCTCCGAGGGCTGGCCGGCGCGTTGC
Above is a genomic segment from Acidobacteriota bacterium containing:
- a CDS encoding acyl-CoA dehydrogenase, yielding MPDAAKPLTSLTDEQQMLISEVRRFNEEMVRPRIETMDREAKLDPDVLRHLFELGLMGIDIPDDLGGSGMTFTDAILVIMELARVDPSVSVVCDVQNTLVNNAIQRWGTDEQKKRFLPRLASDTVGAYCLSEAESGSDAFALRTRAYREGDGWRLSGNKLWITNGYEAGIYLVFANADPEKGYRGITCFVVERDMEGFSVGKKEDKLGIRASSTVEIVLDDVRVGDDRVLGEVGKGYKVAIETLNEGRIGIGAQMVGLAQGAMEHALGWAKERKQFGRPIADFQAVQFALARMDAEIEAARLTVLNAARVKESGQTFAREAAIAKWFAAEVAERVTSMAVELFGGYGFTKDYPVEKLYRDAKIGKIYEGTHFMQLQTIAKLLLAG
- a CDS encoding outer membrane lipoprotein carrier protein LolA; translated protein: MTPATVSDGPFPPSRRLAALALVPLLLVPTIARAGRGGAEVDPRVREVLARIDRAQQSLETLRAEVVETRELALLDDPQRLTGRLLYRKPDKLLWEYRTPERRMYLLADGKLTGWAPDRNEVERVSTSRYERRLRRLLAIGQDGASLAKEFRIELAERPAVEGTDELVLVPKSRRVRKRVAEIRLCIDRRDGLPRRIRYRSGDGDRVTLDLVKIEVNPELPGSAFTLAIPPDAKVVDGLASLGLPGAS